Proteins encoded within one genomic window of Acidicapsa ligni:
- a CDS encoding TOTE conflict system archaeo-eukaryotic primase domain-containing protein, which produces MPTHFCVSRQTAEDFMRLFVNRLAYCIQREKTPSDGSAPYIKQKRPLDLGAVRMHLNGDATISLYAINPNTQRCKWVAIDADFDGAVDALFQLRHELKQDGIEAAPEQSRRGGHLWIFAEEPLLASLCRIYIYNAALRLGVPVKGGGLKEGIEVFPRQDQIADGAYGNAIRAPLGVHRKSNRRYWFYDADVTPEAQLAYLQGLKKLTATQLETLTQGMKLPEAYRPPEPVPFVPRTPILGQREFRILDYVQTTGKQDSRNWKAQCPSCGEAGRDRSRNNLGIKISDPRFYVCRAGCTKEEIRAALGQPIRKAAMA; this is translated from the coding sequence ATGCCAACCCACTTTTGCGTAAGCCGCCAGACCGCCGAAGACTTTATGCGGCTGTTCGTCAACCGTCTTGCCTATTGCATCCAGAGAGAAAAGACACCTTCGGATGGCAGTGCGCCGTACATCAAACAGAAACGTCCGCTGGACCTGGGAGCCGTCAGGATGCACCTGAATGGCGATGCAACGATCAGCTTGTATGCAATCAATCCAAATACCCAAAGGTGCAAGTGGGTCGCAATCGACGCTGACTTCGACGGTGCCGTCGACGCGCTCTTCCAGCTAAGGCATGAACTCAAGCAGGATGGCATCGAGGCTGCACCCGAACAGTCACGTCGCGGGGGGCATCTCTGGATCTTCGCGGAAGAGCCGCTGCTGGCGTCCCTCTGCCGTATCTATATCTACAATGCCGCTCTGCGTCTCGGCGTTCCAGTCAAAGGTGGTGGCCTGAAAGAAGGGATCGAAGTCTTCCCAAGGCAAGACCAGATCGCTGATGGTGCGTACGGCAACGCAATCCGCGCGCCGTTGGGCGTCCATCGCAAGAGCAACCGCCGCTACTGGTTCTATGACGCAGATGTCACCCCTGAAGCGCAGTTGGCTTACCTGCAAGGCCTGAAGAAACTCACGGCAACGCAACTCGAGACGCTCACGCAAGGGATGAAACTACCCGAGGCCTACAGGCCACCTGAACCGGTTCCGTTCGTCCCGCGGACTCCAATCCTGGGTCAACGGGAGTTTCGCATCCTCGATTACGTGCAGACCACGGGCAAGCAAGACAGCCGCAATTGGAAGGCGCAGTGCCCGTCATGCGGTGAAGCTGGTCGAGACAGATCTCGAAACAACTTGGGGATCAAGATATCCGACCCCCGCTTTTATGTATGTCGTGCGGGATGCACCAAGGAGGAAATCCGCGCGGCCCTCGGTCAACCCATCCGCAAAGCGGCAATGGCTTAG
- a CDS encoding type IV secretory system conjugative DNA transfer family protein, which yields MSPAYDAPPRRYQPGPEDLTGLLVLLACAVLAFCWYVAVSRLHLRNSQCLEIFMDFAILFFGGGLVIAQIVGRKQKREDNWPHPPLFVPSLADGAIARDANQESATLLGYNVHKEPWLWPDVVRMKHGVIVGGTGAGKSTFLENIIAQDLTRRFGNRKMPMIIFDGKGEREFLDRLLPHIEAAGRLQDLRVLDPTHPTESARYNPFYALDDAYQEHVNFIFRSFGLREDFFKGHQEAYLSDLVRILQYTGKLFNVYDVLVMALDENVLQEQIAIAKTRLSSLPDISMQKRLNFEMSVRMLQRSLADRERVEKIQGLLNELLSFLEDELSIVTGSYQDLLTLDEVFEQDLILFVSLNTNRNQRAVEALGKILLQNIQLMVGKRYARATGERDADEPMFSVILDEFAPFAYPGFTQVLQTARGARVSFLFSFQSLPQLQRVSQAFSDEVSSAPGTKMIMNVSEENTAQWFLKASAKIATKRRSLSVRRTGLFSAKYTETGTGSESDIKETRAREDHIKNLPVGQMEILMVDSREGTRYSHLHVRRAPSFRLEGLAPRLYPKMHSYLDPQTGVNLRFKESENRKQRRRRMAGVSLDGSAGE from the coding sequence ATGAGTCCAGCCTATGATGCGCCGCCGCGGCGGTATCAACCTGGCCCCGAGGACTTGACCGGCCTGCTTGTCTTGCTCGCATGTGCAGTCCTGGCATTCTGCTGGTATGTTGCGGTTTCCCGACTACATCTGCGCAATAGCCAATGTCTCGAAATCTTCATGGACTTCGCCATTCTCTTCTTTGGCGGAGGGCTTGTCATCGCTCAGATCGTCGGCCGGAAACAGAAGCGCGAGGACAATTGGCCACATCCTCCCCTCTTCGTTCCGTCGCTGGCAGACGGCGCAATTGCTCGCGATGCCAATCAAGAGTCAGCGACGCTGCTCGGATATAACGTCCACAAAGAGCCATGGCTTTGGCCAGACGTCGTGAGGATGAAGCACGGGGTCATCGTTGGTGGGACCGGCGCCGGCAAGTCAACATTTCTTGAAAACATTATTGCTCAGGATCTGACACGCCGGTTTGGGAACCGGAAGATGCCCATGATTATCTTCGATGGCAAAGGAGAACGCGAGTTCCTTGATCGTCTTCTGCCGCACATCGAGGCTGCGGGCAGGCTCCAAGATCTCCGAGTTCTCGATCCTACGCATCCCACCGAGTCCGCCCGTTACAACCCCTTCTACGCCCTCGACGACGCCTACCAGGAACACGTTAACTTCATCTTTCGTTCGTTCGGGCTGCGGGAGGATTTCTTCAAGGGACATCAGGAAGCCTATCTCTCCGATCTTGTGCGTATTCTCCAATACACCGGCAAGCTATTCAACGTGTACGACGTTCTGGTTATGGCCCTCGACGAGAACGTACTTCAAGAGCAGATTGCGATTGCAAAGACGCGACTCTCATCTCTCCCTGATATCTCGATGCAAAAGCGTTTGAACTTCGAAATGTCGGTCCGGATGTTGCAAAGATCGCTCGCGGATCGGGAGAGGGTTGAGAAGATTCAAGGTCTGTTGAATGAGCTTCTGAGCTTCCTGGAAGACGAGCTTTCGATCGTCACTGGGTCCTACCAAGATCTGCTGACGCTCGATGAGGTGTTCGAGCAAGACCTCATTCTGTTTGTGTCGCTGAACACGAACCGCAATCAACGCGCTGTAGAAGCGCTGGGGAAAATCCTGCTGCAGAACATCCAGCTCATGGTCGGCAAGCGCTACGCCCGTGCTACGGGCGAGAGGGATGCAGATGAACCGATGTTCTCCGTCATCCTTGACGAGTTTGCGCCATTCGCCTATCCGGGATTTACCCAGGTCCTACAGACAGCTCGCGGAGCCAGAGTATCGTTCCTTTTCTCGTTCCAGAGCCTGCCTCAGTTGCAACGAGTAAGTCAGGCATTTTCGGATGAAGTCTCTTCCGCTCCCGGCACAAAGATGATCATGAATGTCTCGGAGGAGAACACGGCACAGTGGTTCCTAAAGGCGTCGGCCAAGATCGCAACCAAGCGTAGAAGTCTGTCGGTACGCAGAACGGGCCTCTTCTCGGCAAAATACACCGAGACCGGAACTGGCAGTGAAAGTGACATCAAGGAAACGCGGGCTCGGGAAGATCACATCAAGAATCTTCCGGTGGGCCAAATGGAAATCCTGATGGTCGACAGCCGGGAGGGCACGCGATACTCCCATCTCCACGTTCGGCGTGCTCCGAGCTTCCGGCTGGAAGGACTTGCTCCACGGCTCTATCCGAAAATGCACAGCTACCTCGACCCACAAACAGGCGTGAACCTCCGGTTCAAAGAGTCGGAGAACCGTAAACAGCGCCGCAGGCGCATGGCGGGAGTATCGCTCGACGGTTCGGCGGGAGAGTGA
- a CDS encoding replication-relaxation family protein, whose translation MRYYKGYMALSEACDVPVLLHIRNARAICFDQLSELISFEMEKALSRSLRWRVARLEKAGLLSRLDIYRYLGKPVFGITQQGLECLEARGHYLLSLPSNTEQILHSSQVPHALELVNIRIALAKAGLLISWKSELEITSRNLIVESMATKDYDAVAEIEFEGNSRRLAIEYERNPKAAHRYRAIRDVLDKDETADTVLYLTANDDILYLLAVEMRSCRRQIGFALSEAFRRSLLETRTLTNTEDSEVVLLRDLLRAKRP comes from the coding sequence ATGAGATATTACAAAGGCTATATGGCTCTTTCCGAGGCGTGCGATGTGCCAGTCTTGCTGCACATCCGCAACGCCCGTGCGATCTGCTTCGATCAGCTTTCAGAACTGATTTCGTTCGAGATGGAGAAAGCGCTCTCGCGATCGCTCCGTTGGAGGGTCGCCCGTTTGGAAAAGGCCGGTCTCCTATCGCGCCTGGATATCTATCGCTATTTGGGCAAACCAGTTTTCGGAATCACGCAGCAGGGCCTCGAATGTCTGGAGGCTCGCGGCCATTATCTTCTTTCCCTGCCCAGCAACACCGAACAGATCCTGCACTCATCGCAGGTTCCCCATGCGTTGGAATTGGTGAACATCCGAATCGCGTTGGCGAAAGCAGGCCTGCTCATCTCCTGGAAAAGCGAGTTGGAAATCACCTCTCGGAACCTCATTGTCGAGAGTATGGCTACGAAGGATTATGACGCGGTCGCGGAAATTGAATTCGAAGGAAACAGCAGAAGGCTCGCGATTGAGTACGAAAGAAACCCGAAGGCCGCCCATCGTTATCGCGCTATTCGTGACGTACTCGATAAAGATGAGACCGCGGACACGGTACTTTATCTGACCGCGAACGATGACATCTTGTATCTTCTAGCCGTCGAAATGCGATCCTGCCGGCGGCAAATAGGCTTCGCACTGAGCGAAGCTTTCCGGCGGTCGCTCTTAGAAACGCGCACGTTGACGAACACCGAAGACTCCGAGGTTGTGCTCTTGCGCGATCTTCTGAGAGCTAAACGCCCATAA
- a CDS encoding phosphoadenosine phosphosulfate reductase domain-containing protein: MSQWLGEVRRLAQEHGNDLALVVNHSGGKDSTRMLGYIRKKFPDVATYAVMADTGFEHLCPISAADFARSRCAEFGLDLTVVRNPKRTYLEMVEQRGMFPSPQYRQCTSDLKRGPIDKFIRRLAHKVIVNCIGIRSEESNPRSRLLPLTLNNALCSRHRTVYSWLPIFEQTLPDVLAWHWVNAIRLHPMYVPEFHKDGTTGGYLRRLSCRVCIFSTNADLVAIQQHDPAAFEAIASLEQKLKFTMRPGASLVEIVESHSSVRREQARQQSFCF, translated from the coding sequence ATGAGTCAGTGGCTAGGAGAAGTACGTCGTCTCGCGCAGGAACATGGGAACGATCTTGCGCTGGTTGTGAACCATTCCGGTGGTAAAGATTCCACACGGATGTTGGGTTATATCCGGAAGAAGTTTCCGGATGTTGCTACCTACGCGGTGATGGCAGACACGGGATTCGAACATCTTTGTCCGATCTCGGCGGCAGATTTTGCGCGTTCCCGATGTGCAGAGTTTGGCCTCGATCTTACCGTGGTGCGAAATCCGAAGCGCACCTACCTTGAGATGGTGGAGCAACGCGGGATGTTTCCGTCCCCGCAGTACCGCCAATGCACTTCCGATTTGAAGCGCGGTCCAATCGACAAATTCATTCGCCGTCTGGCACACAAGGTGATTGTGAATTGCATCGGTATACGGTCGGAAGAGTCCAACCCTCGCTCCCGCCTGTTGCCGTTGACCTTGAACAATGCGCTTTGCTCACGTCACAGAACGGTCTACAGCTGGCTCCCCATCTTCGAACAAACTCTCCCCGATGTTCTCGCATGGCATTGGGTAAACGCGATCCGACTCCATCCCATGTATGTCCCGGAGTTCCACAAGGATGGAACAACTGGCGGTTATCTCCGGCGATTATCTTGCCGGGTTTGCATCTTCTCGACCAACGCAGACCTCGTAGCAATCCAGCAACATGACCCCGCCGCCTTCGAGGCAATCGCATCTCTCGAACAGAAGTTGAAGTTCACGATGCGTCCCGGCGCCAGCTTGGTCGAGATCGTGGAATCTCATTCTTCGGTTCGCAGGGAACAAGCCAGACAACAGAGCTTTTGCTTTTGA